A window of the Scandinavium goeteborgense genome harbors these coding sequences:
- a CDS encoding SIS domain-containing protein produces the protein MSETYTSPATATGTWTEAEIRQQPTSWIRSLTHIDKIRSQLDNFLAPLLRKKDLRIVLTGAGTSAFIGDIIAPWLSRHTGQNISAVPTTDLVSNPMDYLSAANPLLLVSFARSGNSPESVAAVELANQFVPECYHLSITCNEAGSLYQNALDSDNAFALLMPAETHDRGFAMTSSITTMMVSCLAVFAPEAINSQTFRDVAQRCEAILSSLGDFNHGVFGQEAWKRIVYLGSGGLQGAARESALKVLELTAGKMVAFYDSPTGFRHGPKSLVDSETLVVVFISSHPYTRQYDLDLLNELRRDRQASRVVAIAAQTDPVIEAGPHILLPPSRHFIDMEQVFCFLMYAQVFALTQSISVGNTPDTPSANGTVNRVVQGVVIHPWIA, from the coding sequence ATGTCAGAAACGTACACCTCTCCCGCGACTGCCACAGGCACCTGGACAGAAGCAGAGATCCGTCAGCAGCCTACCAGTTGGATCCGCTCCCTCACGCATATCGACAAGATCCGATCCCAGCTCGACAACTTCCTCGCACCGCTGCTGCGTAAAAAAGATCTGCGGATAGTCCTGACCGGCGCCGGCACCTCGGCGTTTATCGGCGATATCATCGCGCCATGGCTGTCACGCCACACCGGGCAAAATATCAGCGCGGTGCCGACCACTGACCTGGTCTCTAACCCAATGGACTATCTGAGCGCAGCGAACCCGCTGCTGCTGGTTTCTTTTGCCCGTTCTGGCAACAGCCCGGAAAGCGTGGCCGCCGTTGAGCTGGCGAACCAGTTTGTACCGGAGTGCTATCACCTTTCGATCACCTGTAACGAAGCCGGAAGCCTGTACCAGAACGCGCTCGACAGCGATAACGCCTTCGCGCTGCTGATGCCTGCCGAAACGCACGATCGCGGCTTCGCGATGACCAGCAGCATCACCACCATGATGGTCAGCTGCCTGGCGGTGTTCGCCCCGGAAGCCATCAACAGCCAAACGTTCCGCGATGTGGCGCAACGCTGCGAGGCCATTCTTAGCTCGCTCGGCGATTTCAATCACGGCGTGTTTGGTCAGGAAGCCTGGAAACGCATTGTATATCTCGGCAGCGGCGGTTTGCAGGGCGCAGCGCGTGAATCCGCCCTGAAAGTACTGGAGCTGACTGCCGGGAAAATGGTGGCTTTTTATGACTCGCCAACCGGTTTTCGTCATGGCCCAAAATCACTGGTCGATAGCGAAACGCTGGTGGTGGTGTTTATCTCCAGCCACCCGTACACCCGCCAGTACGATCTCGATTTGCTCAACGAGCTACGCCGCGATCGTCAGGCCAGCCGCGTCGTAGCCATTGCCGCCCAGACCGATCCGGTTATCGAAGCGGGTCCGCACATTCTTCTTCCCCCTTCTCGTCACTTCATCGACATGGAGCAGGTGTTCTGCTTCCTGATGTACGCGCAGGTGTTTGCCCTCACGCAGTCCATCAGCGTCGGCAATACCCCGGATACTCCGTCTGCCAACGGCACGGTCAACCGCGTGGTGCAGGGCGTCGTCATTCATCCATGGATTGCTTAA
- the nagA gene encoding N-acetylglucosamine-6-phosphate deacetylase, translated as MTQVLRARRLLSEWGWLDDHQLRIEDGIITAIEPIPAGVMARDAELLCPAYIDTHVHGGAGVDVMDDAPDTLDRLAMYKAREGVGGFLPTTVTAPVEAIHGALERIAQRYASGGRGAQVLGSYLEGPYFTPQNKGAHPPELFRELTLAELDTLIAVSRQTLRVVALAPEKPNALSAIRHLKQHGVKVMLGHSAATYDQTRAAFDAGADGLVHCFNGMTGLHHREPGMVGAGLTDSRAWLELIADGHHVHPAALRLCSCCARDRVVLITDAMQAAGMPDGRYSLCGEDVEMHDGIVRTASGGLAGSTLSLDAAVRNMVERAGVAPEDAIHMASLHPARLLGVDHQLGSLKPGKQANIIALNAGLHVHQIWIQGLALPL; from the coding sequence ATGACGCAAGTATTACGCGCCAGACGCCTGCTGAGCGAGTGGGGCTGGCTGGACGATCATCAGCTTCGTATTGAGGACGGCATCATCACCGCCATCGAGCCGATTCCCGCAGGCGTGATGGCGCGTGATGCCGAACTGCTGTGTCCGGCCTACATCGACACCCACGTTCACGGCGGTGCGGGTGTCGATGTGATGGACGACGCGCCGGATACCCTCGACCGACTGGCGATGTATAAGGCGCGTGAAGGCGTGGGTGGTTTTTTACCGACGACCGTAACGGCCCCGGTGGAGGCGATTCACGGGGCGCTGGAACGAATAGCACAGCGTTATGCATCAGGCGGCCGGGGTGCGCAGGTGCTCGGCAGCTATCTCGAAGGGCCCTATTTCACACCGCAGAATAAAGGCGCGCATCCGCCAGAACTGTTCCGCGAACTGACGCTGGCCGAACTCGACACGCTGATTGCCGTCTCACGACAAACGCTGCGCGTGGTGGCGTTGGCCCCGGAAAAACCGAATGCGCTGTCAGCCATTCGCCACCTGAAACAGCACGGCGTCAAAGTGATGCTAGGCCATAGCGCAGCCACGTATGACCAGACGCGTGCGGCATTTGACGCCGGTGCTGATGGGCTGGTGCATTGCTTTAACGGCATGACGGGCCTGCATCATCGGGAGCCCGGTATGGTGGGCGCCGGGTTAACCGACTCCCGTGCATGGCTGGAGCTTATCGCAGACGGGCACCACGTTCATCCGGCGGCGCTCCGGCTATGCAGCTGTTGCGCTCGCGATCGCGTGGTGCTGATTACCGATGCCATGCAGGCCGCCGGGATGCCGGATGGACGCTATTCGCTATGCGGCGAAGACGTGGAGATGCACGACGGAATTGTGCGAACCGCGTCGGGCGGTCTGGCGGGCAGCACGCTTTCGCTGGATGCCGCCGTGCGAAACATGGTTGAACGGGCCGGTGTGGCGCCAGAGGATGCCATCCATATGGCGTCGCTCCACCCCGCACGCCTGCTGGGAGTCGACCATCAGCTCGGCTCGCTCAAGCCTGGCAAACAGGCCAATATTATTGCGCTCAATGCCGGGCTTCATGTGCATCAAATCTGGATTCAGGGTCTGGCTCTCCCCCTATAG
- the agaF gene encoding PTS galactosamine/N-acetylgalactosamine transporter subunit IIA, with translation MLGIILTGHGGFASGMEKAMKQILGEQSQFIAIDFPETSSTSLLTSQLEQAVNALDSQQEIVFLTDLLGGTPFRVASTLAMQKPGREVITGTNLQLLLEMVLEREGLDSETFRVQALECGHRGLTSLVDELGRCREEKPVEEGI, from the coding sequence ATGCTGGGTATTATTTTGACGGGCCACGGCGGGTTTGCCAGCGGAATGGAAAAAGCGATGAAGCAAATCCTTGGCGAACAGTCACAGTTTATTGCCATCGATTTTCCGGAGACGTCCTCTACCTCCCTGCTCACGTCACAACTTGAGCAGGCGGTGAACGCGCTGGACAGTCAGCAGGAGATTGTATTTTTGACGGACCTGCTGGGTGGGACGCCGTTTCGCGTCGCCTCTACGCTGGCGATGCAAAAGCCTGGCCGCGAAGTGATTACCGGCACTAATTTGCAGCTGCTGCTGGAAATGGTGCTGGAGCGAGAAGGCTTAGACAGCGAGACGTTCCGCGTCCAGGCGCTGGAGTGCGGGCACCGTGGGCTGACCAGCCTGGTCGATGAACTGGGGCGCTGTCGCGAGGAAAAGCCCGTTGAGGAAGGAATATGA
- the agaE gene encoding PTS N-acetylgalactosamine transporter subunit IID — MASNQTTLPGVVETEETLLTGVNENIYEDQKLGAELTKKDINRVAWRSMLLQASFNYERMQASGWLYGLLPALKKIHTNPRDLARAMKGHMGFFNTHPFLVTFVIGIILAMERSKQDVNSIQSTKIAVGAPLGGIGDAMFWLTLLPICGGIGASLALQGSILGAVIFLVLFNVVHLGLRFGLAHYAYRMGVAAIPLIKANTKKVGHAASIVGMTVIGALVATYVRLNTTLEITAGDAVVKLQTDVIDKLMPAFLPLVYTLCMFWLVRRGWSPLRLIGITVVLGVVGKFCHFL, encoded by the coding sequence ATGGCATCTAATCAAACCACACTGCCGGGCGTCGTCGAAACAGAAGAGACCCTGCTTACGGGCGTGAATGAAAATATCTATGAAGATCAGAAGCTCGGCGCGGAGTTGACCAAAAAAGACATAAACCGCGTGGCCTGGCGTTCGATGCTGTTGCAGGCCTCGTTTAACTACGAGCGTATGCAGGCTTCCGGTTGGCTATACGGTCTGTTGCCCGCCCTGAAAAAAATCCACACCAACCCGCGGGACCTGGCGCGCGCCATGAAAGGCCATATGGGATTCTTCAATACCCATCCGTTCCTGGTGACGTTTGTTATCGGCATCATCCTGGCGATGGAGCGCTCGAAACAGGACGTGAACAGCATTCAGAGCACCAAAATTGCCGTTGGCGCCCCGCTCGGCGGCATTGGTGATGCGATGTTTTGGCTGACGCTGCTACCGATTTGCGGCGGCATTGGGGCAAGTCTCGCTCTGCAAGGCTCGATTCTCGGCGCTGTGATATTCCTGGTGCTGTTTAACGTGGTGCATCTCGGCCTGCGTTTTGGGCTGGCGCACTACGCGTACCGGATGGGCGTGGCGGCGATTCCGCTGATTAAGGCCAATACCAAAAAAGTGGGGCACGCGGCATCGATTGTCGGGATGACGGTGATTGGCGCGCTGGTGGCGACCTATGTTCGTCTGAATACGACCCTGGAAATCACCGCCGGTGATGCGGTGGTGAAGCTGCAAACGGACGTTATCGATAAGCTGATGCCTGCGTTTCTGCCGCTGGTTTACACCCTGTGCATGTTCTGGCTGGTGCGCCGTGGCTGGAGTCCGCTGCGCCTGATTGGTATCACCGTCGTGCTTGGCGTCGTCGGTAAATTCTGTCACTTCCTGTAA
- the agaW gene encoding PTS N-acetylgalactosamine transporter subunit IIC — protein MEISLLQAFALGILAFIAGLDMFNGLTHMHRPVVLGPLVGLILGDLHTGILTGGTLELVWMGLAPLAGAQPPNVIIGTIVGTAFAISTGVKPEVAVGVAVPFAVAVQMGITFLFSVMSGVMSRCDRMAANADTRGIERVNYLALLALGIFYFLCAFLPIYFGAEHAKTAIDVLPTRLIDGLGVAGGIMPAIGFAVLLKIMMKNVYIPYFILGFVAAAWLKLPVLAIAAAALAMALIDLLRKSPEPTAPAAQKEEFEDGI, from the coding sequence ATGGAAATCAGTCTTCTACAGGCTTTTGCGTTGGGCATTCTGGCCTTTATCGCAGGCCTGGATATGTTCAACGGGTTAACGCACATGCACCGCCCGGTGGTGCTAGGGCCGCTGGTCGGTTTGATTCTGGGGGATTTGCACACCGGTATTTTGACCGGCGGGACGCTGGAACTGGTGTGGATGGGCCTCGCCCCGCTGGCCGGTGCCCAGCCGCCAAACGTGATTATCGGCACCATCGTCGGCACCGCATTTGCGATTTCGACCGGCGTGAAACCAGAAGTTGCCGTGGGCGTCGCCGTGCCGTTTGCGGTTGCCGTGCAAATGGGGATCACGTTCCTGTTCTCGGTGATGTCCGGCGTGATGTCCCGCTGCGATCGCATGGCGGCCAACGCCGACACGCGGGGTATCGAGCGGGTTAACTATCTGGCGCTGCTGGCGCTCGGTATCTTCTATTTTCTCTGCGCATTCCTGCCGATTTACTTCGGGGCCGAACACGCCAAAACCGCCATTGATGTGCTGCCGACCCGCCTGATTGACGGCCTCGGCGTTGCTGGCGGCATCATGCCTGCGATTGGTTTCGCCGTGTTGCTGAAAATCATGATGAAGAACGTCTACATCCCGTATTTCATCCTTGGCTTTGTGGCGGCGGCCTGGCTGAAATTGCCGGTGCTGGCGATTGCCGCTGCGGCGCTGGCGATGGCGCTAATCGATCTGCTGCGTAAATCTCCTGAACCGACTGCTCCGGCAGCACAGAAAGAGGAATTCGAAGATGGCATCTAA
- the agaV gene encoding PTS N-acetylgalactosamine transporter subunit IIB, which produces MPNIVLSRIDERLIHGQVGVQWVGFAGANLVLVANDEVAEDPVQQNLMEMVLAEGIAVRFWSLQKVIDNIHRAADRQKILLVCKSPADFLKLVDGGVPVTRINVGNMHYANGKQQIAKTVSVDANDISAFSGLKAAGVECFVQGVPTEPALDLFKLL; this is translated from the coding sequence ATGCCAAACATTGTGTTGAGTCGTATCGACGAACGCCTGATTCACGGACAGGTCGGCGTTCAGTGGGTCGGATTTGCGGGGGCAAATCTGGTGCTGGTGGCGAACGATGAGGTGGCTGAGGATCCGGTTCAGCAAAACCTGATGGAGATGGTCCTGGCAGAAGGTATCGCCGTTCGCTTCTGGTCGCTGCAAAAAGTTATCGACAACATTCACCGCGCCGCAGACCGCCAGAAGATTTTGCTGGTCTGCAAGTCTCCCGCCGATTTTCTGAAGCTGGTCGATGGCGGCGTCCCGGTGACGCGTATCAACGTAGGAAACATGCACTACGCCAATGGCAAACAGCAAATTGCCAAAACGGTCTCCGTCGACGCCAACGACATCTCCGCCTTCAGCGGCCTGAAAGCTGCCGGGGTTGAGTGCTTTGTACAGGGCGTGCCGACTGAACCCGCTTTGGATCTCTTTAAACTGCTCTGA
- the kbaZ gene encoding tagatose-bisphosphate aldolase subunit KbaZ, whose product MKHLTEMVQQHKQGNSNGIYAVCSAHPLVLEAAIRYARTQQTPLLIEATSNQVDQFGGYTGMTPADFRGFVYQLADTLDFPQSQLILGGDHLGPNRWQNLPAAEAMLNADALIKSYVAAGFKKIHLDCSMSCEGDPVPLTDDIVAERAARLAKIAEETCREQFGESDLVYVIGTEVPVPGGAHEALTELAVTTPDAARATLEAHRHAFEKQGLNAIWPRIIALVVQPGVEFDHTHIIDYQPQKAVALSHMVEAFDTLVFEAHSTDYQTPHALRQLVKDHFAILKVGPALTFALREALFSLAAIEEELLPAKACSDLRHVLENVMLDHPEYWQSHYHGDGNTRRLARGYSYSDRVRYYWPDSQIDDAFARLVRNLADEPIPLPLISQYLPLQYVKVREAGLSATPRELIIDHIQDILQQYHAACQGENA is encoded by the coding sequence GTGAAACATCTGACAGAAATGGTGCAACAGCATAAGCAGGGAAACAGCAACGGGATTTATGCCGTCTGTTCCGCACATCCGCTGGTCCTTGAAGCCGCAATCCGTTACGCCCGCACGCAGCAGACGCCGCTGTTGATCGAGGCCACCTCAAACCAGGTCGATCAGTTTGGCGGCTATACCGGTATGACCCCGGCAGATTTTCGCGGCTTTGTGTACCAGCTTGCCGACACGCTCGATTTTCCGCAGTCGCAGCTGATCCTCGGTGGCGATCATCTGGGCCCAAATCGCTGGCAAAATCTTCCGGCCGCAGAGGCCATGCTGAACGCCGATGCGCTGATCAAAAGCTACGTTGCGGCGGGCTTTAAAAAAATCCACCTCGATTGCAGCATGTCCTGCGAAGGCGATCCGGTTCCGCTAACCGATGACATCGTGGCCGAACGCGCCGCGCGGCTGGCAAAAATTGCCGAGGAAACCTGCCGCGAACAGTTTGGCGAATCTGACCTGGTGTACGTTATCGGCACCGAAGTGCCGGTTCCCGGTGGCGCACACGAAGCTCTGACCGAGCTGGCGGTTACCACGCCCGATGCGGCGCGGGCCACGCTCGAAGCCCATCGTCACGCCTTCGAAAAACAGGGCCTGAATGCTATCTGGCCACGCATTATCGCCCTCGTCGTGCAGCCCGGCGTCGAATTCGATCACACCCATATCATCGACTATCAGCCACAGAAAGCCGTGGCCCTGAGTCACATGGTTGAAGCGTTCGACACTCTGGTGTTTGAAGCGCACTCCACGGATTACCAGACCCCACACGCGCTGCGCCAGCTGGTGAAAGATCACTTCGCGATCCTGAAAGTTGGCCCGGCGCTGACCTTTGCCCTGCGCGAAGCGCTGTTCTCACTGGCCGCAATTGAAGAAGAACTGCTGCCCGCTAAAGCCTGCTCTGACCTGCGTCACGTGCTGGAAAACGTCATGCTCGACCACCCGGAATACTGGCAAAGCCACTATCACGGCGACGGTAATACCCGTCGACTGGCCCGCGGTTACAGCTATTCAGACCGGGTGCGCTACTACTGGCCGGACAGTCAGATTGATGACGCGTTTGCACGGCTGGTGCGCAATCTGGCCGACGAGCCCATTCCGCTGCCGCTCATCAGCCAGTACCTGCCGTTGCAGTATGTAAAAGTCCGCGAAGCCGGTCTCAGTGCGACTCCGCGCGAACTCATCATCGACCATATCCAGGACATACTGCAACAGTACCACGCGGCCTGTCAGGGCGAGAACGCATAA
- a CDS encoding DeoR family transcriptional regulator, which translates to MSSSDLSAEKRISGTSERREQIIQRLRQQGSVQVNDLSAAYGVSTVTIRNDLAFLEKQGIAVRAYGGALICEGNGSAHEPSVEDKSALNTGVKRSIAQAAVALIKPGHRIILDSGTTTYEIARMLRQHAEVIVMTNGMNVANALLEAEGVELLMTGGHLRRQSQSFYGDQAVQSLQNYHFDMLFLGVDAIDTDRGVSTHNEDEARLNRSMCEVAERIIVVTDSTKFNRSSLHKIIDMPRIDMIITDEGVPAESLTELQRAGIEVVRVKG; encoded by the coding sequence ATGAGCAGCAGCGATTTGTCCGCGGAAAAGCGCATTAGCGGAACCAGCGAAAGGCGTGAGCAGATTATCCAGCGGTTGCGACAGCAGGGAAGCGTGCAGGTGAATGACCTCTCCGCCGCATATGGCGTCTCGACGGTGACGATTCGTAACGATCTGGCCTTTCTCGAAAAGCAGGGCATCGCGGTGCGCGCCTACGGCGGGGCACTGATCTGCGAAGGGAATGGATCGGCCCATGAGCCGTCGGTGGAAGACAAAAGTGCGCTCAATACCGGCGTGAAGCGCAGTATCGCCCAGGCGGCGGTAGCGCTGATAAAACCGGGTCACCGCATTATTCTCGACTCCGGCACCACCACCTATGAAATCGCGCGCATGCTGCGTCAGCACGCGGAAGTGATTGTCATGACCAACGGAATGAACGTTGCCAATGCGCTGCTGGAAGCTGAAGGGGTGGAACTCTTAATGACCGGCGGGCATCTGCGTCGTCAGTCACAGTCGTTTTATGGCGATCAGGCCGTGCAGTCATTGCAGAATTACCATTTCGACATGCTTTTCCTCGGCGTGGATGCCATCGATACCGATCGCGGCGTCAGCACCCATAATGAAGATGAAGCCCGCCTCAACCGCAGTATGTGCGAAGTCGCTGAGCGGATAATCGTGGTGACCGACTCCACCAAGTTCAACCGCTCCAGCCTGCATAAAATCATTGATATGCCACGGATTGATATGATCATCACCGACGAAGGCGTACCGGCTGAAAGTCTCACCGAATTGCAGCGGGCAGGCATCGAAGTGGTACGGGTAAAGGGGTAA